The genomic DNA GGGGGCCTTCGCGCAGCGACCGGGTCTGATCAACGCGCTAGATTATCACACCGAGCCGACGCACTGGAGACGTACATGGATATGAATCGACGCGAAATGCTGGCCTCGGTCGGCGGGATTGCCGCCGCGCAGTCGTTTGGCTTGGGCGCCAGTGCGCCCGCCACGGGCGATGCGCGGCCCACTGAAATGCCCGCGCCCGGCGCGGAGTTTCCACGGAAGGCCGACTTTACCATTGAGAACGGTTACTCCTATCTCAATGCCGCGTACACGCACCCCATTCCCAAGGTGTCTGTGGAGGCCGCGCGGGCCGCAGCTGATCGGCGTGGCGCGATGCGCGCACCGGTGGCCTCTGGACCGAGCGCGCCCACGCCGCGGGCGCTCTTTGCGCAGTTGATCAATGCTAAGCCGTCGGAGATTGCGCACGTCTCGAGCACGAGCGCCGGCGAGAATCTTGTGACGCGCGCGCTCGGGCTCGATCATCGCTTTGATGGCAATGTGGTGACCGACGGGCTGCACTTTGAAGGTTCCATTATGCATCTCATGGAACTCAAAAAGCGCGGACTCGACGTGCGCGTAGTACAACCCACCGCCGACGCGCGCATCGATATGCGCGACCTCGAACGCGCGGTCAATAACAAAACGCGCCTCATCGAAGTGTCAGCCGCGGCGATGTACAATGGCTTTCAGCACGACCTTAAAGCCGTGGCCGACCTCGCGCATGCGCACGGCGCGTATGTGTACGCCGACATTGTGCACGCGGCGGGCGCCGAACCCTTTGATGTGAAAGCCACGGGCATCGACTTTGCCTCCTGCTCCAGCTTCAAATGGCTGATGGGCGACTTTGGGCTCGGCTTTCTCTACGCGAGCGAGAAGGTACTCGACACAATCGAACGTCCCGTACACGGCTACTACCAAGCCGATGACATTGACGCCAACTATCCGCCCACCCTTCCGGCGGGTGGCTACACGCCCGTGTCGTACAGCTTCAATCGCACGGCACAGGGGATATTCGAAACGGGTTCACTCACTGGGAGCGTGGAAGTGAACGTCACGCTCCTCGCCACGTCGCTGCAATACGTGCAGGCGCTTGGCGTGGCCAACATTCAGGCGCATCGCCTGCCGCTCATTCGTAAACTGCAGCAGGAAATGCCGCGCTTTGGTTTTTCGAGCGTAACGCCGAGTACTGCGACCGGTGGCAATGTGACCTTTGCCAAAGCCAATGTTGGCTCGAGCGATGTGCCCAAGCGACTCGCGGCCGCAAAGATCAACGTGCGCGTGACGAAGAACTGGTTGCGGGTGTCACCGTCGGTCTATAACGACATGGCAGACATCGACCGCCTGCTCGAGGCGCTTTCATAGCGCACCTCGACGCATTCATCGGTCACGGATGATATGCGCGCAGGGCGCCGACGCTCGATGCGTCGGCGCCCTTGTACTTTACCGGTCGAACCGAATCCGCAGCATGCGGCTCGCGCTCACCTCAAAGCCGTTGATCTTGCCGCTCGCGTCGCGAGTGAAGGCAACAAAGCCCTGCCCCATGGTGAATGCATCCTTCATCACCGGCTCCATCGGCGACTCACCAATCGCGCGGCCCGCAATAAGCAGTTTTCCATTCTCATTGCGCACGGTCCAGCTGGTTCCCAACTCCGCGCTCGTATAGACGCCCACGATTTGCGCGAGTTCGCTCGAGGTTGGCGTAACCGTTTCAATACGACGATAGCTGCCACTCGGCGCCCCGCCCCGTGTCAACGCAGCGCGCGTGCGCCCTTCGGTAAAGGCCAGCGTCACGGCGCCGCCCATTGCCTCCAGTTGATTTTCACGCGACGATGAAAGCGGAAGTTTTGCACCGAGCACTGAGAGCACACCTTTGCCGCCATCATTGGTGATGCTCAGCACTGACTGATGCTCTTCCGAGAAGTAGCTGCCAACATAGGGCGCGGCATCGAACGTCGCAGATTGAGCGCTCGTACCTTGAGCAACCGCTGGCGATTTCGCTCCACCCGCGGGCTCCTTGAACGCCTGTGCTAGCACAACGTCGGCCACACGCTCCGAGCGGGATTGCGTGTCGGCGTTCCCCACATTGCAGGTGAGCCCAATGGAGAGCCCCTGCTCGGGAAAACGCATGAGCATCGCACGGTAACCGGCCCAGGCGCCGCCGTGATGCACGCGCCGAAGGCCACGATATGTGTCCACGAACAGGCCGCGCGCATAGCGCACGCTGTCGCCATTGTTCAGCGCGCCGCGCTCCTGCATGCGACTGATCAACGCCGTGCCGCCAACTTTAGCGTCGTAGAAATTAGCGTCCCACTTGGCGAGCTCGAGCACGTTGGTGTTGACGGCACCGTCGCCGGCTTGGTCCCAATCGGACATGTCAATCGAAAACCCACCCTTCTCACTCGGCGAATACGCGGTGGCGCGATGCGCAAGAATGGCCGTGTGATCGGTGCGGAAATGCGTGATGGGCATGCCGAGCGGGGTGAAGAAATTGGTTTTCGCAAAATCACCCAACGTTTGCCCAGTGACGCGTTTGACAATCACGGAGAGGAGAAAGAAGCCGCTGTTACTGTAGTCCCAGTTGGTGCCTGGGGCAAAGTTCAGATTGCGTTGCGCGACGATGATTTTGAGTGCGTCGGCGTCGTCGGTAAAATCTTCGAAGTAGTGTCCGCCGAGGTAGAGGAGGCCGTTGTAGTCACGCAGGCCGCTCGTGTGCCGGAGCATGTGATCGATGGTGATGGTCGATCCGTAGCTTGGCAGTTCGGGAATGAATTTGCGAACGTCGTCGGAGAGCGAGAGTTTGCCTTGGTTGGCCAACATCACAATGGACGCGGCTGCGAACTGTTTGGATGTGGAACCAATATCAAAAACGGTTTTGGGAGTGATGGGAACGCCGAGGTTAAGGTCGGCCATTCCGTACCCTTTGGCGTAAAGAATCTTGCCGCGGTTGTAGATACCGACGGCGCACCCTGGTGTGTTCTTGCCAAAATCTTTGAACACCGCGTCGATCTGCGCTGGCGCAAGGGCAAAGGCACTTGCCTGTGCGCGAAGACCTGCTGGCACACACAACGCCGCGGCGACGGCAACAGCGAACAGAGCGTTGCGCGACGCCGCGCGCGATGTGTTCAAAGCCATAACAGTTCGAAGAGAGTGAGTGGTTGGATGAATCGAAGCGTGTGCGCTGTTGTTACTGCAGCACCTTCGGCCCGAGCGTGTACTTGGAAATCCATTCGTACTCGCGCTTCATGCGATCCATTTGGTGATAATACTCGGTAAAGCCGTGCCCTTCGCGCGGGTAAAACACGAGCTCGGTGGTCTTGCCGCGATCTTTGAGCGCACGATAAAACTCCATCGGCTGTCCAATCGGCACGCGTTCATCGTTACCACCGTGCAGAATGAGTAGCGGCGTGGTGACTTTGTCGCTGTAGCTGATGGCGGAGCGTTCGAGGTAGTGCTTGATGTTCGCGTTCACAATACTGCCGTCGTACTGTGGCATACCATTGAAGAAGGTGTCGATGTAGCCCGGAATGTCGGTGGTGCCGGCCATCGAGAGCATCGAGGGCAGTCCAGCGCCCATCATCGCGGCCTTGAAGCGCCCCGTCTGCGACACCACCCACGACGTCATGTAGCCGCCGTAGCTCCAGCCTTCAAAGGCCATGCGTGTGGAGTCCACGACGCCGGTGCGAATGAGTTCGTCCACGCCGGTCATGATGTCGCGGTAATCGCCGCCGCCCCAATCGGGAATATTGCCGCGCATCCACTTTTCGCCGTATCCGGTGGAGCCGCGCGGATTGGGATACAGCACTGCCCATCCCTGCGACGCCCACGTTTGCCCGGGGCTCGTGCCGCCCTTGAAGCCATTCGTGTGCGCGCCGGTGGGACCACCATGCGCCGAAACAAGAAGGGGCACTTTGGTGCCGGCGGTGTAGCCTACGGGCTTGAGCAACACGCCTTCTACTAACGAACCGTCCTTGCTCTTCCAGGTAATGATTTCCGAGCGGCCCATGGCAATCTCTGCGAGCCACGGATTGGTATTGGTGATGCGCTTGGGCGTTGGCGCGGCGGCATCTTGCACAAATATTTCTGCGGGCCAATCGGGCGTGTCGAGCACCATCGCCATCTTGCTGCCGTCGCGGTTAACCGAGAGGCCACCCACAAGCACGTCCTTGGTGATCTTGGCGTAGCTCTTGGTGGCAATGGTGTAATCGTAGAGACTTTGCCACACGCGATCACTCGCGGTGAACCAGATGTGCTTGCCGTCTGGCGACCAGCGCGGTTCGCCCACGGCCACATCAAACGACGCCTGCGCATGATCAGTGAGGGCGCGCGTGGCGACGTCGAACATCATGAGATGTTCATTGCGCAGCGTGCGCGGCATGATGCCGTCCTTATACCCTTTCCACTCTTGACCGATCGCGGTGTAGGCAATGGTCTTGCCGTCGGGCGAGAACGACGGCGTGCTCATTGCTTCGTGCGCGGTGGTAAGTGCATCGAGCTGCTTGGTGGCGATGGTCACCACATACGCATCGCGACGCTGATCGCGAATGAGATTGGTGGGCGACGCATCAAAGGCGAGCTTGGTGCCATCGGGCGACCAGTTCGGCGCACCGCGAACGGTGTACTCGCCGCTCGTAATCTTGGTGGCCTTCTTGGTGGCAACGTCTACCACCCAGATATGGCTGAGTCGCAGATCGCCTTCATACACTTTGGGATCGTCGCGGCGGCGTAGCTTGGCTTCGGCGTCGCGCGAGATCGAGTCGGTGGTGAGGTACGCAATGCGCTGGCCGTCGGGGCTCCACGAATAGGCGGTGACACCGTCGCGCGCGGAGGTGATGGACCAGGCCTCGCCGCCATCGGAATTGAGCAACCAAAGCTGCGGACGCGGACCGTCTTCACCGGTGGCCGCGCCGCGCGCGCTCACAAAGGCAATGAGCGAACCGTCGGGCGACCAACGTGGCTGCGATTCCCCGCGCTCGCTGAAGGTGAGCTGCCGAGTGGTGCCGCCCGTGTAGGGCACGATCCACACGTGGGAGCGACGATCGTGTTTGTCGCCGAGTGCGGTGTCGCCGCGTGCGGGATTGGCGTTGGTGTGTTCCCACGCTGATACCGTGTAGAGCACACGATCGCCCGCGGGCGAGATGGAAGCTCCGGCCACGCCGCGGACGCGCATAATGTCGTCCGCATTCATGGGGCGTTTGCTCTGCGCGCTGAGGGCAGCGGGGAGCAACGCGGCGATCAAGCCGAGTACGCGCGCGGATGCGGCGCGGGACGATCGTGACAGCATGGAAAACTCCGAGTGGGGTGCGTGTCGAATATGCGACGAACACACACCTCGCACCAGCCGCTCCGGAGGCAACAACAACGGCGCTACGCCATATGGGGCGTAGCGCCGCGGGGTGTTACTGATGTTACTGGTGTTTCTGGCGTACCGGCTACTCGCCCTGCTTGCATTACGCCTGTGCGACGACGGCTTCGGATTCGAGCGTGATTTTCACTTCGTCGCCCACCACCACACCGCCGGTCTCGAGCGCGCTGTTCCAGGTGAGCCCCCAGTCGGAGCGCTTGAGCTTGGCCGACACATTGATGGCGGCGCGGCTCAGCCCCCACGGATCCTTCATGATGCCGGTGATTTCGCCGGTCATGGTGAGCGGCTTGGTGACGCCACGCATGGTGAAGTCGCCCGTGACGGTGATGTCGGTGCCCTTCTGCTCAACCTTCGAGGACACGAACGTCATGGCCGGGAAGTTGGTGACGTCAAAGAAATCGGCGCCGCGGAGGTGATTGTCGCGGTCGGCCACGTTGGTGTCGATGCTGGCAACGTCAATGTCGATCTTGGCGCTGAGGAGCGTGCCGGCATCATCGGTGGTGGCAGTGCCGGTGACGGTCTTGAAGCGTCCCTTGACCGTCGAGATCATCAGATGCTTCACCGCGAACTCGGCGATGCTGTGGGTGGTGTCGAGATTCCAGTTCATATGTACTCCAAAGGTGTTGGGGAGCGGTACGGAGATATTTCCGTGGTAAGTATCTTACTACTGAGAATATATTGATTTGTTGGGCGATGTCAATGGAGGGGTGTCACCAGGCGGAAGCAGTGCCAGCGCCCGGGCCTCTTTGCTCGCCGCCGCCGGGGTTTGGCGGAGGCCGCGAACCGAGCCTACTCGCCTACTCGGCTACTCGGCTACTCGGCTACTCGCCTACTCGCCTACTCGCCTACTCGCCTACTCGCCTGCGAGGGTCGCGGCGGTGAGCCCGAGCTTCTTGAGCAGCACGGCGGCCACCTTTTGGTCGGCCTGGCTCAGCCCGGCAACGGCGGCGGTCATCACTTTGGCGTGGTTCGGAAAAATGTCGCGCAGCAGCTTTTCGCCGGCCGCCGTGAGTTGTGCGTAGCGTGCGCGACGATCCGTGGGGCACGCTTGGCGCGCGACGAGTCCGCGTTTCTCGAGACGATCCACCAAGAAGGTGGTGCCGCCACTCGAGACGAGCACGCGCTTTTGCACTTCGCCGAGGAGCATCGGGCCCTTGTGATACAGGAGCTCGAGCACGGCGAACTCACCCGTGGTGAGATCGTGGCGTTGGATGTCGCGCGCCGAAAACGCAGAGACGGCGTTGAAGGCGCGGGCCAGCACCACCCAGAGGTTGAGCGCGGTGGCGGTTTTGGGATCGAAGGCCGCCGGCGGGCGCGACGATCGGAGGGCCGGCATGGCTGGGGTGTCGGCGCTGGCGGCCGGAGCGGCCTTCGCAGACTTGGCGCGCGGAGCGCGTGGGGACGACACGGGGGATTTCATCTCAGTTCTAAGGTATTACGGACAGCGCGGAGTCGCAATAGCAAAAACAGTCGGCGGACCTCACGCCGAAATGCGCTAAGATGTTGTTGGATAAGGGGTTGTGATATGATAGCTTTTACGCTATCTTGATAGCTATATGGCTATCTCATCTATATCAGTCGCGTTGCACGACGCGCGTACCAGTGCGGGGCTCTCGCAGCGCGAGCTCGCTGATGCGGCGGGGACAGCGCAGTCGGTGGTCGCGCGCATTGAACGCGACGCGGTGAGCCCGACCATCGCGACACTCGAACGTCTGGCCCGCGCGGCGGGGTGTGAGCTGGAGCTGCGCTTGGTACCGGCACCGGTTCGCGACCCGGTGATCGAGGCCTACAAAAAAGATGTGGATCGCACGTTGTTGCGTGAAAACATTCAGAAGAGTGTGGAAATGCGATTGCAATCGCTCTGCGATCATTGGACATTCGCTGAAGAACTCAAACGTGCGGGAAAGGCCATGCGCACGCAGTGCACGAAACCGAAAACGAGGCCACACCCGTGACGCCATTTCCTGCACTCTTGAACATGCTGAGCCGAGGGCAGGTGGATTTTGTGCTCGTGGGTGGTGTGGCCGCCATCGCGCATGGTTCGGCGCGCCTCACGCAGGATGTAGACGTGGTGTACGCACGGACCGAGGCGAATCTTGAACGGCTCGTGCAGGCCGTGCGGCCGCACGCGCCGTATTTGCGCGGCGCGCCGCCAGGACTGCCATTCGATTGGTCGGTGGCCACGCTGCGCGCGGGCCTCAACTTTACGCTCGTCACCGCCCTGGGCCCGCTCGACCTACTTGGCGAAATCACGGGCGGCGGACGTTACGAAGACATCCTGCCACACACGGCAACGCTCTCGGTGTTCGGGCACGACACGCGGGTGCTCGACCTGCCTTGGTTGATCAAGGTCAAGCGCGCAGCGGGGCGGCCCAAGGACTTTGAAGTGCTGGCCGAACTGGAAGCGCTGGACGAAGAGCGGCGTCTTTCGTGAGCTACCGCTTGTCCACCACCACCGCCCCGCCTTTCATCACCCAGCGCACGCCAAGCAACAACGCATTCACGTCGCGCGTGGGGTCGCCCTCTACCGCAACAATGTCCGCAAAGTAGCCCGGCGCCACGCGGCCGAGTGTGTTGCTCATGCCGAGCACTTCGGCGCCAATCACGGTGGCGGTGTTGAGGGCATCGAGCGGAGTCATCCCTGCTTGCACGAGCAAGCCGAGTTCGCGGGTGTTCTGGCCGAACATCATGTGCACGGCGTCGGAGCCCATGGCGATTTTTACGCCGGCTTTGTGCGCGCGGCGTGCGGTTTCGAGATTGCGGGCGCGGTAGGCGTCGAGGCCGAGTGCTTGTTCGAATGTGTAACCGTAGTCGTCGCGGAAGTCGGCGTAGTAGCGATTGTGGTCGATGGTCGGCACATAGATGGTGCCTTGCTTGACCATCTGCGCGAGGGTGGCGTCGTCGAGCTCAATGCTATGCTCAACCGTGTTGGCGCCCGCGCGCACGGCGTCGCGTCCACCAGCGGCGCCGTATGAATGAATGGCAATGCGACGGCCGAGCGCGTGCGCGGCGTCGACAGCGGCTTTCATTTCGTCGTAGTTGAACGTTTGCGCGGTGCTGGTGTCGGCGCCGGTGCCGCGTGAGCCGTACATCTTGATGACGTCGGCGCCGCTGTCGATTTGTGTTTTGATGGCGCCGGCGATTTCACTGATGTTCGCAATGCGACTGCGCATCCAGCCCGGGACTGCGGGTGCAGTAGTCGCGGCAGCTCCTGCGCCGCCCGCGCGCGCCGCACCGGCTGGTGGTGTAGCCCCCGGAGCGGGCGGCATGATTTTTTGCAGACCAAAGCCCGCCACAAACATACGCGGGCCGATGGCGAGTCCTTTGTTGATGCGATCGCGCATCATGACGTCGGTGTAGTTCGACGCGCCGAGGTCGCGGACGGTGGTGACGCCGGTCTCGAGGGTGAGGCGGGCGTTTTCCATGGCGACCGTGGCGAGTTCCTGCGGGGTGCGCCGTGTGTTGCCGGCGCCGTACGGGCGTGAGCCTGGGGCATGATCCCAGTAGTAGGTCATGTGCGTGTGCACATCGATCATGCCAGGGACGGCGGTGTAGTTGGTGAGTTCAACTTTTGGCACGCTCGCTGGTACGGAGTTGGTGCCGGAACTGACGCTCACAATGCGATCGCCGTCTACGACAATCACCGCGTCGTTGGTGATGGCGCCGGTGCCGTCCACGAGTCGCGCAAAGTGGTAGGCGCGAGCGGTTGGTGAATAGGTGATGGAGTTGGTAGTGGTGGTATTGGTGCGCACGGGGGCGCAGGCCAGTAACGAGAGGCTCGCGAGTAACGCGAGGCTCGCGAGTGACGCGACGGCCGCGACGACCATTTTCTTCATGCGCATTTAGTGCTGCTCTCCGTGAGACGCGGCGTTGGCATTCTTCTTGGGCGCCGCGAGATACTTGGCGTACCAATCGAGCATACGCTGATGATAATCCATGAAGTCGCTTTCGGTGGTGTTTGGCACGCCGTGTCCACCGTTGGCGTAGTTCGCCCACGTCACGGTTTTTCCAAGGCGCCGTAACGCGTAGTACATCTCGCGCGTGTTGATGGCGGGCACGTTGTGGTCTTCGCCGCCGGTCATCAAGAGGAGCGGCGTCTTGATGCGATCGGCAAACATGATGGCGGAGTGCTGCACATACTTCTGCGGCTGCTGCCACATGGTGGCGCCAATGCGGTCTTGGCTTTTTTCGGCGGCGTGAATGTTGCGCACGCCGAGCCGTGGGCTGTCGGTGTAGAACGAAATGAAGTCGACCTTGCCGCTCATGTTGATGGCCGCTTTGAAGCGGTCGGTTTGCGTGACGAGCAGGTTGGTGGCGTAGCCACCGTAGCTCGTGCCCTGCACGCCCATGCGCGAGCTGTCGGCGACGCCCATGCGAATCACTTCGTTGGCGGCGGCGGTGACGCCCTTCACCCAGGCTTCGCCCGGGTAGCCGATTTCAAAACCCACCGACGGCTTGACCACGGCGTAGCCGTGCGAGGCGAGGATGTTGGCAAAGGCGTCCCACGCGTCGTCAAAGAAATCTTCGTACACGAGCATGATGGTCGGATACTTCTTGCCTTTCTCGTACTCGGTGGGGTAATGCAACACGCCGTAGCGCGTTTTTCCGTCGGCGTCGAGGTAGTGAATGAGTTCTGTTTTGGCGATAGGCTTTGCGGCGAGCTGCGGATTGCTCTCGAGCACGCGCCGCATGTTGCCAAGGGTGGCGTCGGCGACGTAGACGTCGGCAATGTGATTGCCGTCGCCAACATTCAGGATGGCGGTGGCGCCGTCTTTGGAAAGACGAAGATTGGTGTAGAACTTGTTGCCGTGCACAAGCGATTGCTTCTGCTTCGTTGTGCGGTCGTAACGCACGAGCGAGCGATTCCACTCGGTGCGCGCATTTTCGGCAAAGTACAAATAGCGGCCGTCGTTGCTCCACGCCACAAGCGTGGGGCGCGGCGTGTTGGCGTCGGACGAGTCGGGCGTGGTGACAATGAGTTCTTTGTTGCCGCTGGCGGCATCAACAATCCAAAAGCCTTCGCTGTTGGTGGCGAGCAGCGCGTCGCCGGCGGGGCTCCAGCGATTCACGCTAAAGCGTTCTTTGGCGCGGAGGGCGCGGGCGGCGGCGCTGGTGTCGGGAGCGCTGGGTGCCGGTGCGCCACTCGTGGCCGCTGGTGATGCGGCGCTGTTACCACCGGCTCGGCTCACTGTGGCGGGGCCGAGTATTTGTTTGGTGGCGGTGTCGGTAATGGAGCCAATAGCAATGCGGCCGTCGCGGGTGATAGCAAAGCGTTGACCGTCGTCGGCCCAAGCGAGTTGTGCGCCTTTGAGGGAGGCGAGAATGGTGCGTTCGTTTTTCACGGGGCGCGAGGCGATGGAGTTCGTGCTAGTGGGCGCGTCGCCTGCAAAAGTGCGCGCGACGAGTTTCCAATCGCGGCCGCCGATAATGTCGTAATCGGTTTTCTTGGTAATGTCTTGCTGCGTAGTGATGGCGCTGCCGTCTTTGGCGAGGGTCCAGGCGCCGAGCAGTGCGTCGGCGTGGAGTTGTGTGACGGTATTGGCGGCGACGTGCCACTGGACGATGGACCGATCTTCGTTGAGTCGGTTCATGGCGTCCCACTCAAGAAAATCTTCGGTGCCGTCAAGAACGGTGACCGGGCCCTTGGTGAGTTCGTTGAAGCGCTGCGTGGCTTTGGCTTTCCAGCCGACTTGGCGCGCGGCAAAAACAAGAGCGGCGCCGTCGTCGCTCCAACGGAGCTCACTGTTTTCGGCGACGTAGTGCGTGGCGGGGAGTTTGGCGCTGCTGAGTTTGCCACTCGCACGATCCCACACGGTCACCGTCTGTGCGTCATTCTCGAGCACAATCATCGCGAGCTTGGAGCCGTCGGGGTTCCAGGTGGCGCCGCGTACCGATTTCTTGGTGGGGAAGACAGCGCGTTGTGCGAGGGATTTTGTGTCGACCACAATCAAGCGCGTGAGGATGGCGCGGAGGTAGCTGGGATCACCGTCGCGTGCGGCTTCGGCCCCGAGTTGGTCGCGACGGGTGGTGATGGTGAGGGCGAGCCAGCGGCCGGCGGCGGAGAGATCGGCGACGGTGGTGGTGGCGATGTCGAGGAGGTCGCGGATGCCGAGGGAGTCGGCGCGGGCCGAGGCGGGGCGCGCGGTGGCGTGACTCGTGAGCCTCGTGGTGCTCGTGGTGCTCGTGGTGCTCGCGGGCGCAGTGAGCGTCCGTGTTGATTGTGCCGGGAGCTGCACGGCAGCGGCGATCAGGGCAAGCAGGGCAACGGAACGTGAGCGCCACATAAGAACCTCAGCGGGTGTGTTGTCACTGCTAAAGGTGCTTGGATGTGGGAGGTGGGCGCCAGAGTGGGTGTGGGCTAGGACGGTGTGAGGGAAAAGAAAGCGGGGCCGCGCCACCTGGCGCGAGCCCCGCTGACTGGCAGACTGCGAATCGGAGGTGAATTTAGGGATTCCGTTCTGCATCCGCAACAACGAACACTCGCCCGTGCTCGAACCGGGATTCGAACCCGGACGACCTTTCGGTCAGCAAATTCGCAGTCTGCCGCGTCTACCGTTTTCGCCACTCGAGCCGGGATCACCGAGGTGATCGACGCGTACGCTGCGACATACGCGCTGCGAGTATTCCCATCAGCATACGGCCAGCGCCGCGGCGGCCTGACATCGGAGAGCCGCAAGCCGGCGCGAACTATTGCTAGCGTTTTGGTTCGTATTACCGCAGTTCGTACGCCGCCATCTTGCGATACAGCGTCGTCCGCCCAATCCCAAGCACTCGGCTCGCCTTACTCAGGTTACCGCCCGTGCGCCGAATGGCGGCCGTGATGGTGGCGCGCTCCTGATCGGCGAGCGAGACATGACTCGGCGGGGTTGCTGCCGTTGTGGACGCGCGGTCGTCACCCGACTCCACCTTCGCAATGACGCGGCTGATTTCGCGCACGAGCGCGCGGAGCGATGCGTGCTGATCGGGCTCACTATTTTCGCCCGCGCGCGTCACTTCGTGTTCGAGGTGCGCCACACGCACGGCGAGACTGGCACGATCGAGTGCGTTGTGGAGTGTGGTGAGGAGCTTGGTGCGCTCGAGCGGTTTGGTGACAAAGTCGGAGGCGCCGAGTGCCACCGCCTGCCGCGCGGAAATGGGATCGTCGTCGCCGGCGAGGGCGATGATCGGCGCGTGCGGATATTGCCGACGGATGCGGCTGAGGAGTTGATCGGTGGTGGCGCCGGGGAGATGCAGGTCGAGCAGCACGGCGACCGGCGGCGCACTGTCGATCGCGGCAATGGCTCCGGCGGGATCGGTGAAGGCAAAGGCGCGGTGGCCGGCGTTCTGGATCCAGCGTTCGAGGAGGAGCCCGAGGTCGCGGTCATCGTCAATGACGATGACGCCTCGGGAGCCGGCGGGGAGGGCGGGCGCGGTCATACGATGGGGTGGGCGGCGTAGATCGGCAGAAAAGGTCCGGTGATGACTTGCTCGGAACACCACACGAATGTGATGTTCCGTTTTGGAACAGTACTGAATCGGCAGCTACTCTGCAAGTAGCTCATAGACAGGCACTTGCAGATATTGCCTAGTGCCGAATTTATGGTACATTTATGTTCCGTATGCCCCGCAAGCCACCCAATCCACCGGACTCGCAGTCCGAACTCCCCATCTCGAACGGGGATTCGGGGGCGTTTGAGGCGATGGCGGCAGCGAACACGGCGTTGGCGGCTGAACGGGATGCAGCCAACGCCGCGAACCGTGCCAAGAGCGACTTCCTGGCGGTGATGAGCCACGAGATTCGTACGCCCATGAACGCGATTCTTGGCGTGACCGAACTGGCCCTCGAAACCGCGGCAACCGAAGAACAACGCTCCCTGCTTCGTACCGTGCGCACGAATGCCGACGAGTTGATGCTGCTCGTCAACGAAATTCTCGACTTTTCCAAGATCGAAGCGGGGCAGGTCACGATCGCCGAGGAGCGCTGCTTCGTTTCCGACCTCATCGAAAGTGTG from Gemmatimonadota bacterium includes the following:
- a CDS encoding response regulator, producing MTAPALPAGSRGVIVIDDDRDLGLLLERWIQNAGHRAFAFTDPAGAIAAIDSAPPVAVLLDLHLPGATTDQLLSRIRRQYPHAPIIALAGDDDPISARQAVALGASDFVTKPLERTKLLTTLHNALDRASLAVRVAHLEHEVTRAGENSEPDQHASLRALVREISRVIAKVESGDDRASTTAATPPSHVSLADQERATITAAIRRTGGNLSKASRVLGIGRTTLYRKMAAYELR
- a CDS encoding amidohydrolase family protein, whose protein sequence is MRMKKMVVAAVASLASLALLASLSLLACAPVRTNTTTTNSITYSPTARAYHFARLVDGTGAITNDAVIVVDGDRIVSVSSGTNSVPASVPKVELTNYTAVPGMIDVHTHMTYYWDHAPGSRPYGAGNTRRTPQELATVAMENARLTLETGVTTVRDLGASNYTDVMMRDRINKGLAIGPRMFVAGFGLQKIMPPAPGATPPAGAARAGGAGAAATTAPAVPGWMRSRIANISEIAGAIKTQIDSGADVIKMYGSRGTGADTSTAQTFNYDEMKAAVDAAHALGRRIAIHSYGAAGGRDAVRAGANTVEHSIELDDATLAQMVKQGTIYVPTIDHNRYYADFRDDYGYTFEQALGLDAYRARNLETARRAHKAGVKIAMGSDAVHMMFGQNTRELGLLVQAGMTPLDALNTATVIGAEVLGMSNTLGRVAPGYFADIVAVEGDPTRDVNALLLGVRWVMKGGAVVVDKR
- a CDS encoding prolyl oligopeptidase family serine peptidase, which translates into the protein MWRSRSVALLALIAAAVQLPAQSTRTLTAPASTTSTTSTTRLTSHATARPASARADSLGIRDLLDIATTTVADLSAAGRWLALTITTRRDQLGAEAARDGDPSYLRAILTRLIVVDTKSLAQRAVFPTKKSVRGATWNPDGSKLAMIVLENDAQTVTVWDRASGKLSSAKLPATHYVAENSELRWSDDGAALVFAARQVGWKAKATQRFNELTKGPVTVLDGTEDFLEWDAMNRLNEDRSIVQWHVAANTVTQLHADALLGAWTLAKDGSAITTQQDITKKTDYDIIGGRDWKLVARTFAGDAPTSTNSIASRPVKNERTILASLKGAQLAWADDGQRFAITRDGRIAIGSITDTATKQILGPATVSRAGGNSAASPAATSGAPAPSAPDTSAAARALRAKERFSVNRWSPAGDALLATNSEGFWIVDAASGNKELIVTTPDSSDANTPRPTLVAWSNDGRYLYFAENARTEWNRSLVRYDRTTKQKQSLVHGNKFYTNLRLSKDGATAILNVGDGNHIADVYVADATLGNMRRVLESNPQLAAKPIAKTELIHYLDADGKTRYGVLHYPTEYEKGKKYPTIMLVYEDFFDDAWDAFANILASHGYAVVKPSVGFEIGYPGEAWVKGVTAAANEVIRMGVADSSRMGVQGTSYGGYATNLLVTQTDRFKAAINMSGKVDFISFYTDSPRLGVRNIHAAEKSQDRIGATMWQQPQKYVQHSAIMFADRIKTPLLLMTGGEDHNVPAINTREMYYALRRLGKTVTWANYANGGHGVPNTTESDFMDYHQRMLDWYAKYLAAPKKNANAASHGEQH